The Panacibacter microcysteis DNA window AGCAGTTGCTGTTGATGGTGTTTTTCTTCACCATACTTTTTGCATTCCGCAATTTTATGGCGCTGCTTCTGCTGGGTGGTTTGGTGGTGTGGTTGCTGTGCGAAATACTACCCCTTAAAAAAATATGGGTTGTAAGTACAGTGATCGTATTGGCTGTTGTCGCTTTTTTTGTTTCGGCCTCCATTAGTACGGCCACCGATATGCCGCAATACATTATTCAGAAGCAGGCCGAGTTTAAAGCTTTATCCGGCAATTCGGGTATAGATGTTCCGGTGCTGGAGCACAGCGTTGCCGGCTTTCTACGTTTTCTGCCTTATGCGCTCGATATTGCATTCTTCAGGCCGCATGTTGCAGAAATTAAGAACATCAGCTACATACCTGCAGTGGCAGAAATTTACTTTTTCTGGGCGGTGGTCATTGTATCAATATTTGTGAGAAAAAAGGTAGCGTATACTAACAAACAGGTTTCGTTTCTTGTGTTTTGTATGTTCTTTTCCTTTTCTTTTCTTTTACTGGCAGGTTATACCATCACTTTTTCGGGAGCTATTGTGCGCTATAAAGCCTGTATTTTACCTTTTCTTTTTGTGCCGGTTATTTTAAACCTCTCATCATTTGCTGAAAAGATTTTTAAAGGCAAAGCGTCGCAGTAATAAGGACAATAAAACTACCTGCCGGTAATATTACCAGCCACGCCAATAATTGTTCTACTAAAGTTTGTTGAGTTTGGTATTTTAAGAAAAAGCGGGAACTGCGCAATGTGTTCACTAAAGAACAGAACCTTGAAGAGTGCGACGCAACAGGTGCTTAATAGTAGCAATGTTGCCGGGCTCCAAAAACTATCTTATAATTTCAAAAGCATCAAAATCGTCCAGGTGAAGCGGTGTTACCAATACATCAGTAACAGTTGCTTTCTTTTCGCCGTTTTTACACCACTCAATAAATTCGCTGATGGCCTGTTGCGAACCTTTGGCCATAATTTCAACATTGCCATCTTCATGGTTTTTTACCCAGCCGGTTATACCGAGTTTATCTGCAGCATCTTTGGCTTCTGCCCTGAAAAAAACACCCTGAACTTTTCCTTTTACAATAAGATTTACCGTAGCCATAATAAAATTTTTTTCGCGTCTAAGATAGCATCAAAAAATGCATGTCACATACTAAAATATTAATCCGAAATTTAAATAACAAATGTTGCGCTTATGAAAACGATTAAAGCCAAACACAAGGCAGTATACGAGCCCATTGCAGACCTCGTTACCTACCGTGCAATGCCTACACGATTGATGCCAATGAATGCGCTTGACCCATTTATTTTTCTCAATCACCATGGCTGGCAGCAATATGCGCCCAACAACAATGGATTGCCATTTGGGCCACACCCGC harbors:
- a CDS encoding acylphosphatase, with translation MATVNLIVKGKVQGVFFRAEAKDAADKLGITGWVKNHEDGNVEIMAKGSQQAISEFIEWCKNGEKKATVTDVLVTPLHLDDFDAFEIIR